GGACGGCGTACTGGCGGGCGAGGTAGTTGGCCGAGAGCACCACGCCCCGGCTGCCGCCGCCGACGATCACCGGGACGTCCTGGAGGTCGGGGCGGTCGCGGGTGGCGACCGACGCGTAGAACGCATCCATGTCGACGTGCAGGATCGGCGTACCGGTCATGGCCGCCGCCAAGATGAGTAAGGGCGTGTGTCAGCGGTGGGACAGCAGGTGGATCTGGGTCGCGAGGGGGAGGTACTCGGGGCGGGTCGACACGGCCCGCTCGAGCTCGACCAGCGCCGCGGTGGCACCGGGCTCGAGGTCGAGCAGGGAGCCGGGGACGAGATCGGCGAAGACGCGTACGCCGTGCACCGAGTCGACCGTGAAGCCCGCACCGGCCAGCAGGTCGGCCGCCTCGTCGTGGGTGAAGCGGCTGCCCGAACGGCCACCAGCGACCGGGGTCGAGCGGTCGAGCAGGCCGAGGGCCTGCTGGAAGTGGCCGGCCATCGCCCGGGCCAGCACGGCCGCGTGGCGCTGGGCGACCAGCAGGCTGAGCACGCCGCCGGGGCGGAGCACCTGGTGGATCGTGGCGAGGGCGGCTGCGGGGTCGTCGACGACCTCGAGCACGCCGTGGCACAGCACCACGTCGGCTTCCTCGACCACGTCGAGGAGTCCGTCGACATCGCCCTGGAGACCGGTGACGCGGTCGAGGACGTCGCTCTCGGCGGCGCGCCGTGCCAGCGCGGCCAGCGCGTCGGGGCTCGGGTCGACCACAGTGACGGTGTGGCCGAGCTGGGCCAGCCGGACCGCGAACCCGCCGGTGCCGCCACCGATGTCGACGATGCGCGCACGTTCCTCGTAGAAGGCTCCCGGCGCGTCGAGTGCCTCCTGCAGGGCATCCCACACGACAGCAGTGCGGGCGGTGCCTCGGCGGGCGCTTTCGGACATGGCGGAAACACTAGTGGCTGCATCACCCCGGGCTCCCCGGCGACCGGTGCCACAGTTTTCGAGCCACGTCGCGGGTGTTCTCGCCTGCCGGCTTGATGTCGGAGTAGGGAGACATCTGGAAGCCGCTGGTGTGGACCAGCACGCGCCGCTGCTCCGGGGCCGCCGGATCGCCGAAGCCGGCCGGCACGGTGCGCATCGCCTCCCGGACCTCGGCCAGCCCGTCGGCCGAGGTCGGTGCCTGCTGCCACCTGGCCATCAGGTCGGGCAACGACCAGGCACCGGTGGCCCGCAACGAGACCCCGCGTCGTCCGGTACGACGCAGCTCGCCGCGGACGAGGAGCAGCCACGACCCGAACACAGTGGCGGCGTACGGACCTTGCGCGTCCTCGAAGAACGTCGCGTCGACCGGACCGGTGGCGTCGTCGAGGGTCAGGAAGATGACGCGACGGCCGGTGCGGATCGGCGGGGTCTGGGTGGCCACCTTCACCCCGGCCACCAGCAGCTCGGCCTTGCTGCGGCGCGCGAGCAGGTCGCGGCTGCGGGTCACCCCGAGGGCGTCGAGGAAGTCGGCGTAGCCGTCGATGACGTGCCTGCTGACGTCGAGCCCGAGGATCTCCAGCTCTGCCTTCATGCGTTCCTCGCCGGTCAGCTCGGGGAGCCCGGTGACCTCGCCCTCGGCGGGCTCGTCGCCCAGGGCGAGGGTGAGCTGCACCGAGTCGACGGGGCGGGGGGCAGCCGTGGCGCGGGACTGGGCCGCGGCCTGTCCCCACACGCCACCCCGGATCACTGGTTCCGCGTCTCGGGTGACCGGGTCACTGCTGTTGCGGGTCGCTGCGTCGGTGGCCCGCTGGGTGGCCGGCAGCGGACGGCGTCCGGAGGCGAGCCCGCGACCGCGACCGGCCCGGGCGGCCCGGTCGAGGGCGCGGGCATGGCGGTCGAGCTCGGCCACCTGAAGGAGCAGGTCGCGGCGGGTCAGCCGGCCGCGACGGCGTACGTCGGAGTCGCCTGAGGCGCCGATGCGGTAGATCGAGTCGAACCCGCCGGTCAGCACCAGCCGCTCCACGACCGGCCGGGACACCGCCGCGCGGTGCCAGAAGTCGGTGAGCGAGTGGTAGGGCCGGGCCGCGACGATGCGGTCGACCTCGCCCGCGTTGATGCCCTTCACCTCGGCGAGGGCGAGGCGGATGGCGTAGCCGGCGACCTCCTCGGCCGCCGGCTCGACGACGTACTCCTTGGCGCTGGCGTTGACGTCGAGGCCGTGCACGCCGATGCCGAAGTGGCGGGCGTCGTCGAGGATGAGGCGCTTGGGGTACATGCCCGGGTCGTGGGTGAGCACCCCGGACAGGAAGTGCGCCGGCCAGTGCGCCTTGAGCCAGGCGGACTGATAGGTCGGGAGGGCGAACGCCGCCGCGTGGGCCTTGCAGAAGCCGAACGACGCGAAGGCCTCCAGCACCTTCCAGATCTGCTCGGTGACCGCCTCGGAGTAGCCCCGGCCCAGGGATCGCGGCATGAACCAGGCCCGCGTCTCGGCCATCCCCTCGACGTCGCCCAGGGCCCGGCGCTTCTCGTCGGCCTCGGCATAACCGACCCCGGCGAACTGGGCGATCATCTCGATGACCTGCTCGTGGAAGACGACCACGCCGTGGGTGGGCGCCAGGATCGGGATCAGGTCGTCGTGCAGGTAGGAGGAGGTCCTCCAGCCCTGCTTGACCTCGAGGTAGGGGGTGATCATGTCGCTCTTGACCGGGCCCGGCCGGAACAGCGAGATGTCGGTGATGATGTCGTCGAAGGAGTCGATGCCG
This is a stretch of genomic DNA from Nocardioides sp. InS609-2. It encodes these proteins:
- a CDS encoding methyltransferase, whose protein sequence is MSESARRGTARTAVVWDALQEALDAPGAFYEERARIVDIGGGTGGFAVRLAQLGHTVTVVDPSPDALAALARRAAESDVLDRVTGLQGDVDGLLDVVEEADVVLCHGVLEVVDDPAAALATIHQVLRPGGVLSLLVAQRHAAVLARAMAGHFQQALGLLDRSTPVAGGRSGSRFTHDEAADLLAGAGFTVDSVHGVRVFADLVPGSLLDLEPGATAALVELERAVSTRPEYLPLATQIHLLSHR